The proteins below are encoded in one region of Candidatus Zixiibacteriota bacterium:
- a CDS encoding phosphoribosylaminoimidazolesuccinocarboxamide synthase — MDNVVYQTDISEFPLVRRGKVRDIYDLGDSLLFVASDRISAFDVVMPNAIPGKGKVLTQTSLFWFDFLKDVVENHLVTADVDQYPKALRAYRDQLDGRSMIVTKAERIDAECIVRGYISGSMWKELKSARATGSNTVHGFEFPSDLRESDKLPHPLFTPSSKNDDGHDENISFQQMIDLVGKDTAEKCREASLAIYLKASDYARTRGIIIADTKFEFGFKDGRFILIDEVLSPDSSRFWPVDSYEPGRGQPSFDKQPLRDWLDSLSWDKKPPAPVLPDDVVEATARRYREAQKRLTGK, encoded by the coding sequence ATGGATAATGTCGTCTACCAAACCGATATCAGCGAGTTCCCGCTCGTCCGTCGCGGCAAGGTTCGTGACATCTACGATCTGGGTGACAGCCTTTTGTTCGTCGCGTCCGATCGCATCTCCGCTTTCGACGTGGTCATGCCGAACGCCATTCCCGGCAAGGGCAAGGTACTGACGCAGACTTCGCTGTTCTGGTTCGATTTCTTGAAAGATGTTGTGGAGAACCATCTCGTCACCGCCGATGTCGACCAGTACCCGAAGGCGCTGCGTGCCTACCGCGACCAACTCGACGGTCGCTCCATGATTGTCACGAAAGCGGAACGAATCGACGCAGAATGTATCGTCCGTGGGTACATCTCTGGTTCTATGTGGAAGGAACTGAAATCGGCCCGGGCAACTGGTTCAAACACCGTTCACGGTTTTGAGTTTCCGTCCGACCTTCGTGAATCCGACAAGCTGCCGCATCCGCTGTTTACGCCGTCTTCGAAGAACGACGACGGCCACGATGAAAACATCAGCTTTCAACAGATGATCGATCTCGTTGGCAAAGACACCGCCGAGAAATGCCGCGAAGCGTCTCTCGCCATTTATCTAAAGGCATCCGATTACGCGCGAACCAGGGGCATCATCATTGCCGATACGAAGTTTGAATTCGGATTCAAGGACGGGCGGTTCATCTTGATCGATGAAGTGCTCTCTCCCGACTCCAGCCGGTTTTGGCCGGTCGATTCTTACGAGCCGGGTCGCGGACAGCCATCGTTCGACAAACAGCCGCTTCGCGACTGGTTGGATAGTCTCAGCTGGGACAAGAAACCGCCGGCGCCGGTACTGCCCGACGACGTGGTCGAAGCGACAGCGCGCCGCTACCGTGAAGCCCAGAAACGTTTAACAGGCAAGTAA
- a CDS encoding YceI family protein produces MQRFPLAAPLLTACVLAVGLAAPSGAARFSIDLSEHADSVFFRSTASLEFIEGKTAAIEGWFDFDPEQPTAGAAGLLRVDLRTLKTGIDLRDEHMRDRHLETETYPNAFFQFVSLDGLDGPVESGRAVAGRANGWFFIHGVKRQLEADVEFTYRCHASDESTIDATVRFTIRLDDYKIKRPKALFLKLAETIEVEVVFHAQTNREPASFDLPEWPETD; encoded by the coding sequence ATGCAGCGTTTTCCCCTTGCAGCCCCCCTCCTGACTGCTTGCGTGCTGGCGGTCGGGCTGGCCGCGCCTTCGGGCGCGGCCAGGTTCAGTATCGATCTGTCGGAACACGCCGATTCCGTCTTCTTTCGCTCGACAGCGAGTCTCGAGTTCATCGAAGGGAAAACTGCTGCCATTGAAGGATGGTTCGACTTTGATCCGGAACAGCCGACAGCCGGTGCTGCCGGTCTGTTACGCGTCGATTTGCGTACCCTGAAAACCGGCATTGATCTTCGCGACGAGCACATGCGGGACCGCCACCTGGAAACCGAGACATATCCAAATGCATTTTTCCAGTTTGTCAGCCTGGACGGTCTTGACGGGCCCGTCGAATCGGGCCGGGCTGTCGCCGGACGGGCGAATGGATGGTTCTTTATACATGGAGTCAAACGTCAGCTCGAGGCAGACGTCGAGTTCACCTATCGTTGCCACGCGTCCGATGAATCCACTATTGATGCCACGGTCCGTTTCACAATCCGCCTCGACGACTATAAGATTAAGCGACCCAAAGCGTTATTTCTGAAGCTGGCGGAAACGATCGAGGTCGAAGTAGTGTTTCATGCTCAAACGAATCGCGAGCCCGCAAGCTTCGATTTGCCCGAGTGGCCTGAGACGGATTGA
- a CDS encoding DUF494 family protein has translation MEEREARYVESKILEIVVYLIDHIRENQGRLSNMDDVSSDLRSMGYTDNEISSAYCWVMDRYGSGDSVYYSDFPDEHYSSRILTHAERFQFSTEAHGFMLKLLNLGLIDDEQLEMILDRGAMIGPKPVTLDQVKLVATSFVFGDSADVDNLTWIDTDESPLQVH, from the coding sequence ATGGAAGAGCGCGAGGCACGATACGTGGAAAGCAAGATTCTCGAGATCGTGGTCTATTTGATAGACCATATCCGGGAGAACCAGGGACGTTTGTCCAACATGGACGATGTGTCCTCGGATCTTCGGAGTATGGGCTATACCGACAACGAAATCTCGTCTGCATATTGTTGGGTAATGGATCGTTACGGCAGTGGCGATTCGGTCTATTACTCCGATTTCCCCGACGAACATTATTCGTCGCGGATTCTGACTCATGCCGAGCGCTTTCAGTTCTCTACCGAGGCCCACGGGTTTATGTTGAAACTTCTTAACCTCGGGCTTATCGACGACGAGCAGCTTGAGATGATACTTGACCGAGGCGCTATGATCGGCCCCAAACCGGTTACGCTCGACCAGGTCAAATTGGTAGCGACATCGTTTGTGTTCGGCGATTCCGCGGATGTGGACAATCTGACGTGGATCGATACGGACGAGTCTCCACTCCAGGTCCACTGA
- the purH gene encoding bifunctional phosphoribosylaminoimidazolecarboxamide formyltransferase/IMP cyclohydrolase, which produces MNEAKIKRALVSVSDKSGVTALAKALHERGIEIISTGGTLEKMKEAGIPAVSVRSFTGSPEVMDGRVKTLHPKIHAGILFRRDNEEDCEQLAQLESKGIDLVVVNLYPFEKTVARPDVTESDAIENIDIGGPSMLRSAAKNFNHVTVVVDPADYDTLLQEIEEHDGMTSLEFRRRCATKAFSLTARYDTAISTYFNSSGTETSATGSRFPAVLAQTWQFRSSLRYGENPHQDAAVFVQAGYTGPTLLDAEILSGKELSFNNYNDLNACLDLLLEFTEPFACVLKHANPCGAAVSKNIAEAYKAAYESDPLSAFGSIIGVNKTVDLDCANHLHETHFVECIIAPDFAPDALKLLQKKKTRRLLRLPAIARGRLKGDTAFKHILGGLLVQSADDAEISVNDLKVVTKRAPTQREINDMLFAWKVVKHTKSNAIVLAKNGATVGIGMGQTSRVDAGFLAVKRAGERAKGSVMASDAFYPMPDGVEVGTDAGVTAIIQPGGSKGDDDAVAAADKAGAAMVFTGIRHFKH; this is translated from the coding sequence ATGAACGAAGCGAAAATCAAGCGGGCGCTGGTGTCGGTCTCCGACAAGTCCGGCGTTACAGCTTTGGCTAAAGCGCTGCATGAGCGTGGGATCGAAATTATCTCGACCGGCGGCACTCTTGAAAAAATGAAGGAAGCCGGCATCCCGGCCGTATCGGTCAGGAGTTTTACCGGCTCGCCGGAAGTCATGGACGGCCGGGTTAAAACCCTGCACCCCAAGATCCACGCCGGCATTCTCTTCCGAAGAGACAACGAAGAGGACTGTGAACAGCTGGCTCAATTAGAAAGTAAGGGCATCGACCTCGTCGTCGTCAATCTCTATCCTTTTGAGAAGACCGTCGCGCGGCCCGATGTCACGGAGAGCGACGCTATTGAGAATATTGACATCGGCGGGCCTTCAATGCTTCGCTCGGCCGCCAAGAACTTCAATCATGTGACCGTCGTCGTCGACCCGGCGGATTACGATACCCTCTTGCAGGAAATCGAAGAACACGACGGGATGACCTCTCTGGAGTTCCGGCGCCGTTGTGCGACCAAGGCGTTCAGTCTTACCGCCAGATACGACACCGCCATCTCGACCTACTTCAATTCCTCCGGAACGGAAACCTCCGCAACTGGGAGCCGATTTCCGGCTGTACTCGCTCAGACCTGGCAGTTTCGATCAAGTCTTCGCTATGGCGAGAACCCCCATCAGGACGCAGCCGTGTTTGTCCAGGCCGGGTACACCGGTCCAACCTTGCTTGATGCGGAGATCCTGAGCGGTAAGGAGTTGTCGTTTAACAACTACAACGACCTCAACGCGTGTCTGGATTTGCTTCTCGAGTTTACGGAACCGTTTGCCTGCGTGCTCAAACACGCCAACCCGTGTGGCGCGGCCGTCTCAAAGAACATCGCCGAGGCATACAAGGCCGCATACGAGTCGGATCCGCTTTCGGCTTTCGGTTCCATTATTGGTGTGAACAAGACCGTCGATTTGGATTGCGCCAACCATCTCCATGAAACGCATTTCGTGGAGTGTATTATCGCCCCTGATTTCGCTCCCGATGCTCTTAAGCTGCTTCAGAAGAAAAAGACGCGGCGACTGCTCCGTTTGCCCGCTATCGCGCGCGGCCGTCTGAAAGGAGACACCGCCTTCAAGCACATTCTCGGCGGTCTGCTCGTTCAGTCGGCCGACGACGCCGAGATTTCCGTCAACGACCTCAAAGTCGTCACAAAGCGCGCTCCGACACAGCGCGAGATCAACGATATGTTGTTTGCCTGGAAAGTCGTCAAGCATACCAAATCCAATGCGATCGTGCTGGCCAAAAACGGCGCCACGGTCGGCATCGGCATGGGACAGACGTCGCGCGTTGACGCCGGATTCCTCGCGGTCAAACGCGCCGGTGAACGCGCTAAAGGGTCCGTCATGGCTTCCGACGCCTTTTACCCGATGCCCGATGGAGTGGAAGTCGGGACCGACGCCGGGGTGACTGCAATCATCCAACCCGGTGGTTCCAAGGGCGACGATGATGCCGTCGCCGCCGCCGATAAGGCCGGGGCTGCCATGGTGTTCACCGGTATCAGGCATTTTAAACACTAA
- a CDS encoding alpha/beta fold hydrolase: MPYADLGDFKLYYEEHGVGEPLIFLHGFSLDRRMWTPQIPYFKTSYRVILPDAKGHGESDAPPTAYSRADRVNDLLQLADILEIERFHLVGLSMGGSTALGFALAHQHRLRSLTLVSTGAAGYSAGRRFTRLDEVGRAEGAEAAKEQWMQWSLAWYRESARAHIRPLIEEMMRGYSGAVWKDKMRGKYDKEQDLERVHTIDTPTFILAGALDRIFLPLARLLHAKIAGSQLSVYEQTGHMINLEQPDRFNRDLSAFLAARAVS; the protein is encoded by the coding sequence ATGCCGTACGCCGATCTTGGTGATTTCAAGCTCTATTATGAGGAACACGGAGTCGGGGAGCCACTCATCTTCCTGCATGGTTTCTCTCTGGATCGCCGTATGTGGACCCCTCAGATCCCTTACTTCAAGACCAGCTATCGCGTAATACTTCCTGACGCCAAGGGACATGGCGAATCCGACGCTCCTCCAACGGCTTACAGCCGCGCCGACCGGGTGAATGACCTGCTCCAGCTTGCCGATATCTTAGAAATAGAGCGGTTTCATCTGGTGGGTTTGTCTATGGGCGGGTCCACCGCCCTCGGATTCGCGCTCGCTCACCAGCATCGCCTTCGGTCCTTGACCCTGGTCAGCACGGGCGCGGCCGGGTACAGCGCGGGCCGAAGATTCACTCGGCTCGACGAAGTAGGTCGTGCTGAAGGAGCTGAGGCCGCCAAAGAGCAATGGATGCAGTGGTCGCTCGCGTGGTATAGGGAGAGCGCGCGGGCACACATTCGACCGCTGATTGAAGAGATGATGCGAGGATACTCCGGGGCGGTATGGAAGGACAAGATGCGTGGCAAGTACGACAAAGAGCAGGATCTCGAGCGCGTCCATACGATCGATACCCCAACATTCATACTTGCCGGTGCGCTCGATCGGATCTTTCTTCCGCTGGCACGCTTGCTGCACGCGAAGATTGCGGGTAGTCAGCTCTCCGTCTACGAACAGACCGGACATATGATCAACCTCGAACAGCCGGATCGCTTCAACCGCGACCTGAGTGCATTCCTCGCAGCGAGGGCCGTCTCATGA
- the gatB gene encoding Asp-tRNA(Asn)/Glu-tRNA(Gln) amidotransferase subunit GatB, translated as MSTYRGFEPVIGLEVHAQLQTDSKIFCGCRVQYGAEPNSLTCPVCLGLPGALPVLNRQAVEYAMRAILAVGGTVCNRSVFARKNYFYPDLPKGYQISQFDKPIGEGGQIAFEVDNEAKTVGLLRIHLEEDAGKSLHPESGEPYSQVDLNRCGTPLIEIVSCPDIRSPAEAYAYLVKLKQILQYLQVCTGDMEKGHLRCDANVSVRPEGSAGFGTRTELKNLNSFKHVEKALEFEIGRQVELIMKGGKVEQTTLLWNERSQTAEPMRSKEESHDYRYFPEPDLVTLQIDNDWIDRVRASLPELADERARRFVAQYGVRVYDAAVLTDSRSLADYFEAVMTEFDDGQMAANWIGTELLAAVKEADCDIADYHIRPNNIAELLRRISSESISGKMAKEVFADMVATGEPPGQIIRKKGLEQISDPSVLEPIVDSLLESNPANVEKYRSGKTNVFGFFVGQVMKQTRGQANPQIVNDLLKKKLDG; from the coding sequence GTGTCAACGTATCGCGGCTTCGAGCCCGTAATCGGACTCGAAGTACATGCCCAGCTTCAGACCGACAGCAAGATCTTCTGCGGGTGTCGAGTGCAGTACGGCGCAGAGCCCAACAGCTTGACGTGTCCCGTCTGTCTGGGACTACCCGGCGCACTCCCCGTTCTCAACCGACAGGCCGTCGAATATGCGATGCGTGCGATCCTTGCGGTCGGCGGCACAGTCTGCAACCGCTCGGTCTTTGCGCGGAAGAATTACTTCTATCCGGACCTCCCCAAAGGCTACCAGATTTCTCAATTTGACAAACCCATAGGGGAGGGAGGGCAGATCGCCTTCGAAGTAGACAATGAAGCAAAGACGGTCGGCCTGTTGCGGATCCACCTCGAAGAGGACGCAGGCAAATCGCTTCACCCGGAATCCGGGGAACCGTACTCGCAGGTTGACCTCAACCGCTGCGGGACGCCGCTGATCGAGATAGTCTCCTGCCCTGATATTCGATCCCCTGCAGAGGCTTATGCTTATCTGGTCAAGCTTAAACAAATACTTCAATACTTGCAGGTGTGCACCGGAGACATGGAAAAAGGGCATCTTCGGTGCGATGCAAACGTGTCGGTGCGTCCCGAGGGTTCTGCCGGCTTCGGTACGCGCACCGAACTGAAGAATCTCAATTCGTTCAAGCATGTCGAGAAGGCGCTTGAGTTCGAGATTGGGCGTCAGGTGGAGTTGATAATGAAAGGCGGAAAGGTAGAGCAGACGACCCTGCTGTGGAACGAGCGCTCCCAGACCGCTGAGCCGATGCGTTCCAAAGAGGAATCACATGACTACCGCTATTTCCCGGAGCCCGATCTGGTGACGCTGCAGATCGACAACGACTGGATTGATCGGGTCCGTGCATCGCTTCCGGAGCTGGCCGATGAGCGTGCAAGGCGGTTTGTGGCTCAATATGGTGTCCGAGTGTACGACGCAGCTGTCCTCACCGACTCCCGGTCGCTGGCCGACTATTTCGAAGCCGTCATGACCGAATTTGACGATGGTCAGATGGCCGCGAATTGGATCGGGACAGAGCTGCTCGCGGCGGTCAAAGAGGCGGACTGCGATATCGCGGACTACCATATCCGGCCGAACAACATCGCAGAGTTGCTCCGCCGAATCAGCTCCGAGTCGATCTCCGGCAAGATGGCCAAAGAGGTCTTTGCCGACATGGTTGCAACCGGAGAGCCGCCGGGCCAGATCATCCGCAAAAAGGGGCTGGAACAGATAAGCGACCCGTCCGTTCTTGAGCCTATAGTCGACTCGCTGTTGGAATCGAACCCCGCAAACGTCGAAAAGTACCGGTCGGGCAAGACAAACGTGTTTGGTTTTTTTGTCGGACAAGTGATGAAACAGACTCGCGGACAGGCGAATCCGCAAATCGTGAACGATTTGCTGAAAAAGAAACTCGATGGGTAG
- a CDS encoding flavoprotein — protein MSLAGKKVLVGLTGGIACYKIPYLVRFLRKDSAEVQVVMTAAATRFITPLTLESVANRPVAVELFPEGQYVATRHIDLAEWPDLVVVAPATANVVGKIASGISDDLLTTVICATPRPVMLAPAMNPQMWGNPVTQRNIALLKELGYRLIDPEEGEMACDHVGVGRMAEPQEIYELVKQFFSSGSEKKKPIARSRAKK, from the coding sequence ATGTCGTTGGCCGGTAAGAAAGTGCTGGTCGGCTTGACCGGCGGCATTGCCTGCTACAAGATCCCCTATCTCGTCCGCTTTCTCCGTAAGGATTCCGCTGAGGTGCAAGTAGTGATGACCGCCGCCGCGACCAGGTTCATTACGCCCCTCACGCTCGAATCGGTGGCAAATCGCCCCGTTGCGGTCGAGCTGTTTCCCGAAGGTCAATACGTGGCCACCCGACATATCGATCTGGCCGAATGGCCGGATCTTGTTGTTGTTGCCCCGGCGACCGCGAATGTTGTGGGCAAAATTGCCTCCGGCATCTCCGATGACCTGCTCACGACAGTCATCTGCGCGACACCGCGACCGGTTATGCTGGCTCCTGCCATGAACCCCCAGATGTGGGGAAACCCGGTGACACAAAGAAATATCGCCCTGCTGAAGGAACTGGGCTATCGCTTGATAGACCCGGAGGAGGGGGAGATGGCATGTGATCACGTCGGTGTCGGGAGAATGGCCGAACCGCAGGAGATTTATGAACTGGTGAAGCAGTTCTTCTCTTCCGGATCTGAAAAAAAAAAGCCCATCGCCCGCTCGCGGGCAAAAAAGTAA
- the gatA gene encoding Asp-tRNA(Asn)/Glu-tRNA(Gln) amidotransferase subunit GatA has protein sequence MIDYTAMSANEIAESVRTDALSAVGVTTEALRRANTIGKDLNAFITLCEEKALAQAGAVDRMKADRKSRLPLAGVPVAIKDNISYTGYPMTCGSRILQGYVPPYDATVVSRLIDAGAVIIGKTNLDEFAMGSSNENSYYGPVKNPVDHTRAPGGSSGGSAAAVASGIVPLAFGSETGGSVRQPASFCGLLGLKPTYGAISRYGLTAFASSTDQISPFARTVEDLALIFSIVAGRDENDSTSVAFRHPDYRSRLALDRSLVIGLPKEYMGQGLDPDVERAIGNARDTLEKLGHRCVDISLPMTDKAIPTYYVIASAEASANLARFDGVRYGLRESGDRALEQMYSDTRAKGFGAEVKRRIMLGTYALSAGYYDAYYTKAAQVRELMRREFDESFKSVNLILSPTAPTPAFRLGEKITDPLAMYLSDVYTAPASLTGNPALSVPFAKSRDGLPIGIQFIAPHFDEQTLFQVAGTILRAQ, from the coding sequence ATGATTGACTATACGGCCATGTCGGCCAACGAAATCGCCGAGAGCGTGCGGACTGATGCGCTCTCGGCTGTCGGTGTCACCACTGAAGCGCTTCGACGCGCGAACACGATCGGCAAAGACCTCAATGCGTTCATAACTCTCTGCGAGGAGAAGGCACTTGCGCAGGCAGGGGCCGTTGATCGCATGAAGGCCGACAGGAAGTCTCGGTTGCCGCTTGCCGGTGTGCCGGTCGCCATCAAAGATAACATCAGCTACACCGGCTATCCTATGACCTGCGGATCGCGTATTCTGCAGGGCTACGTTCCCCCGTACGACGCAACCGTTGTCTCGCGCCTGATTGACGCAGGCGCCGTGATAATAGGAAAGACCAACCTCGATGAGTTCGCCATGGGGTCCTCAAACGAAAACTCCTACTACGGCCCGGTCAAGAACCCGGTCGACCACACCCGCGCCCCGGGAGGATCCTCGGGCGGTTCGGCGGCGGCCGTCGCCTCAGGCATCGTTCCGCTGGCCTTTGGCTCGGAGACGGGTGGTTCAGTCCGGCAGCCGGCGTCGTTTTGCGGACTTCTCGGTCTAAAGCCAACCTACGGTGCAATTTCTCGCTACGGCTTGACGGCTTTCGCGTCATCGACGGACCAGATCTCGCCGTTCGCCCGCACGGTCGAAGACCTGGCGTTGATCTTCTCCATTGTGGCCGGCCGCGACGAGAACGACTCGACCTCAGTCGCCTTCCGACATCCCGACTACCGTTCCCGCCTCGCGCTCGATCGTTCGCTGGTCATTGGTCTGCCGAAAGAATACATGGGACAAGGACTCGACCCGGACGTGGAACGCGCGATCGGTAATGCCCGCGATACGTTGGAAAAACTGGGTCACCGCTGCGTCGACATCTCGTTGCCCATGACCGACAAGGCCATTCCGACATATTACGTAATCGCGTCAGCCGAGGCCTCGGCCAATCTGGCCCGCTTCGATGGGGTTCGCTACGGCTTGCGGGAAAGCGGTGACCGCGCTCTTGAACAGATGTATTCCGACACGAGGGCGAAGGGATTCGGGGCCGAGGTAAAACGTAGAATCATGCTTGGGACGTACGCGCTGTCAGCCGGCTACTATGACGCTTACTATACCAAAGCGGCTCAGGTGCGAGAACTTATGCGTCGTGAATTCGACGAAAGCTTTAAGTCGGTCAACCTGATTCTCTCGCCGACCGCTCCGACTCCCGCGTTTCGGCTGGGGGAGAAGATTACCGACCCACTCGCCATGTATCTGTCCGATGTATACACCGCGCCGGCGTCACTCACCGGCAATCCAGCCCTCTCTGTTCCGTTCGCAAAATCGCGCGATGGCTTGCCTATCGGTATCCAATTTATCGCGCCGCACTTCGACGAACAGACTCTATTCCAGGTTGCGGGGACAATCCTCCGAGCTCAGTAG
- the purN gene encoding phosphoribosylglycinamide formyltransferase: protein MDTGKARVAVFISGSGTDLQSLIDAERGGRLAGHIAWVVASTRKAYGLVRAADAGIETWVFRTSNYESEHSAGEDLLMRLRERDISYIALAGYLKLMPPVVVREYRGRMVNIHPALLPRYGGRGMYGRHVHEAVLASGDRESGPTVHLVDEIYDNGTILEQLKVPVLEGDTPETLAARVLDAEHLLYPKVLDKLIKGEYTQTHG, encoded by the coding sequence ATGGATACCGGTAAAGCACGCGTCGCGGTATTCATTTCGGGTTCGGGTACCGATCTGCAGTCACTTATCGACGCCGAACGCGGCGGACGATTGGCAGGTCACATCGCCTGGGTGGTGGCGTCGACTCGAAAAGCCTACGGCTTGGTGCGGGCCGCCGATGCTGGTATTGAGACGTGGGTCTTTCGCACGTCCAACTATGAAAGCGAACACTCGGCTGGGGAAGACTTGCTGATGCGACTGAGGGAGAGGGATATCAGTTACATTGCGCTGGCCGGCTACCTCAAGTTGATGCCGCCGGTGGTCGTTCGGGAGTATCGAGGGCGCATGGTAAACATACACCCGGCTCTGCTTCCCAGGTACGGCGGTCGGGGGATGTACGGACGCCACGTGCATGAGGCGGTGTTGGCGTCAGGCGACCGTGAGTCAGGTCCCACTGTCCATCTGGTCGATGAGATTTACGACAATGGTACGATACTCGAGCAATTGAAAGTGCCGGTTCTCGAAGGCGACACGCCTGAAACATTGGCGGCGCGTGTACTCGATGCGGAACATCTGTTGTATCCGAAAGTGCTGGACAAGCTCATCAAAGGAGAATACACTCAGACCCATGGATAA
- a CDS encoding phosphopantothenoylcysteine decarboxylase, whose translation MVTAGPCRETIDPVRFISNRSSGKMGYALARSAVESGAEVVLISGPTSLPAPSGLTFHTVETTQQMYEAVSREFESCDCLIMAAAPADYRPARPSDTKLKKRADALALELVPTVDILREMGLRKRPGQVLVGFALETDHGLVNAREKLRAKNLDMVVLNSPSDPHSAFDHDTNQVTIIVPGAKPRSLDLMPKSELAIVLLDAIARML comes from the coding sequence ATCGTTACCGCCGGTCCCTGCCGCGAGACAATTGACCCCGTCCGGTTCATCTCAAATCGCTCGTCCGGTAAAATGGGCTATGCTTTGGCACGGTCCGCCGTGGAGTCCGGCGCGGAAGTCGTTCTGATTTCCGGCCCAACCAGCCTGCCGGCTCCAAGCGGTCTCACCTTCCACACGGTGGAAACTACTCAGCAGATGTACGAGGCGGTCTCGCGCGAATTCGAATCCTGCGACTGCCTGATCATGGCGGCGGCGCCGGCAGACTATAGACCGGCGCGGCCTTCGGATACCAAACTCAAGAAGCGCGCTGACGCCCTGGCGCTCGAGCTTGTGCCGACCGTCGACATTCTGCGCGAAATGGGACTGCGAAAGCGCCCGGGGCAGGTTCTGGTCGGTTTTGCACTGGAAACCGACCACGGCCTCGTGAACGCCCGTGAGAAACTCAGGGCCAAGAACCTCGACATGGTCGTCCTGAACAGCCCATCCGATCCGCATTCGGCATTTGATCACGACACCAACCAGGTGACCATTATCGTTCCCGGAGCAAAGCCGCGCAGCCTCGACCTTATGCCCAAATCGGAATTGGCAATAGTTCTGCTTGATGCAATTGCCCGCATGTTGTAA
- a CDS encoding uracil-DNA glycosylase produces MSEYRNSLYVLLRQALAAQMDLGISELVIGSNSAAGMSPDKLAEAVAVRQVSVAEALAAGQKQNHVEQASLGIMSQPTYDSLAAHEAAICTCQLCPLGKTRDKFVYGVGNPKADVMFIGEGPGAEEDRRGEPFVGRAGQLLDKILAAMQLDRTKVYIANVVKCRPPDNRDPLPEEMSQCLPYLREQIRLIRPKMICALGRIAAQALLNTSTPLGKLRGSWHQFESIPLLVTYHPAALLRFPQYKKDTWADMQLILARLNKAV; encoded by the coding sequence ATGAGCGAATATCGCAACAGTCTGTACGTGCTGCTTCGGCAGGCGCTGGCCGCCCAGATGGACCTGGGGATCAGTGAACTGGTCATCGGTTCCAACTCGGCCGCAGGCATGTCGCCTGATAAACTGGCCGAAGCGGTCGCCGTCCGACAAGTGTCGGTCGCCGAAGCGCTGGCAGCCGGACAGAAACAAAACCACGTTGAACAGGCGTCATTGGGCATTATGTCTCAGCCAACGTATGACTCACTTGCAGCGCATGAAGCGGCCATATGCACATGCCAGTTGTGCCCGCTCGGCAAAACCCGTGACAAATTCGTTTACGGAGTGGGCAACCCCAAGGCGGATGTAATGTTCATCGGAGAGGGGCCGGGGGCCGAGGAGGACCGCAGGGGCGAGCCGTTCGTGGGCCGTGCCGGCCAGCTGCTGGACAAGATCCTGGCCGCGATGCAACTTGACCGAACCAAGGTGTATATCGCCAACGTCGTCAAATGTCGACCGCCCGACAATCGTGACCCTCTTCCCGAAGAAATGAGTCAGTGCCTGCCGTACCTGAGAGAGCAGATCCGTCTGATTCGTCCGAAGATGATTTGTGCGCTGGGCCGTATCGCCGCGCAAGCCCTGCTTAACACCTCCACTCCATTGGGCAAGCTCCGCGGCTCCTGGCACCAGTTCGAGTCGATACCCCTGCTGGTGACATATCATCCTGCCGCGTTGCTTCGGTTTCCTCAGTACAAGAAAGACACATGGGCGGATATGCAGTTGATCCTGGCCCGTTTGAACAAGGCCGTCTGA